In a single window of the Streptomyces sp. NBC_01298 genome:
- a CDS encoding 2'-5' RNA ligase family protein, whose translation MTPELETDPSAFPSEPPADLDDPDAIVGHDWHAFQDVERMGDHWDRPGWSDQKRSYYWMLTFTGATALLGLAEHCQKALHHLGMDPVPQDGLHVTMLRVGRTDQVSADQVARLLDLTQNLPVGAFRLQAHPLAGSRGAVRFSLTPWRPLVHLHAVLTAVGERIGIPGGGPTHAFRPHLGIAYNNQARPASPVVEAVAQLRSMPPVTLDVTSVELVELRRQDRTYRWRTVRSVPLHPEVPSPTSPGSR comes from the coding sequence GTGACGCCCGAGCTGGAGACCGATCCCAGCGCCTTTCCCAGTGAGCCGCCTGCGGATCTCGACGACCCGGACGCGATTGTCGGACACGACTGGCACGCCTTCCAGGATGTCGAACGTATGGGCGATCATTGGGACCGGCCTGGATGGTCGGACCAGAAGCGCTCGTACTACTGGATGCTGACCTTCACCGGGGCCACCGCACTCCTCGGCCTGGCGGAGCACTGCCAGAAGGCCCTCCATCACCTCGGGATGGACCCCGTCCCGCAGGACGGGCTGCATGTGACCATGCTTCGAGTCGGCCGCACCGACCAGGTATCTGCTGACCAGGTTGCACGCCTCCTCGACCTGACCCAGAACCTGCCCGTCGGAGCGTTTCGTCTCCAGGCCCACCCGCTGGCAGGCTCACGCGGCGCCGTCCGCTTCAGCCTCACGCCCTGGCGCCCCCTGGTCCACCTCCACGCCGTGCTCACCGCTGTCGGCGAGCGGATCGGTATTCCCGGAGGCGGACCGACACACGCCTTCCGTCCGCATCTGGGAATCGCCTACAACAACCAGGCACGGCCGGCTTCGCCCGTCGTTGAGGCCGTGGCACAGCTGCGCTCGATGCCGCCCGTCACCCTGGACGTCACATCGGTGGAGCTCGTCGAGCTGCGCCGTCAGGACAGGACATACCGGTGGCGGACAGTCCGCTCGGTCCCCCTGCACCCTGAAGTGCCCTCCCCGACCAGCCCGGGGAGCCGATGA
- a CDS encoding transcriptional regulator, XRE family protein, whose translation MPRPTLFRVLLMERRWDRWNTFCLRFEQAARDIAKEVNAPRLARITVPRRSFDRWAKGDWQGMPRPDTALVLERLFGVPCRDLFSPAPDTVRPQSPMPDRDRLSASLAITESWSTSRLFMSSGEAPGSWEMVGRQALDGTATAVAFRPVTRSGSIAQVDITGADAFDRFLRSASRGFLIGVDERESTAQLFVIDAANARRARAMAPGRSTLDLQAAHVLDDLTYGLLWSLVQFDDGLLADDSTLAQEQQVLDTYLALPRSAPSRLAMPDLTTAGAHWLGSSFCAQHIMRRLDGLSGPPVFWTREQTGEQAAAWLWFQHKLDYLRALSARYAVGTAPMSRAFCIPESAVARSDRYERVLLLLAVTLMELQGIRVDVLADPEYSEMDGFAMIPEQRAVVANWVRTDEIWAVDTVTQRPALRGYREATGEAQAHSVMRGPDPQARLRALAGYLDVDWSWLVVRCRELAACGIASIVRPRSRHLSVEALDEVFHFLGSLAPDR comes from the coding sequence ATGCCCCGCCCCACCTTGTTCCGCGTCCTGCTTATGGAGCGCAGGTGGGACCGGTGGAACACCTTCTGCTTACGCTTCGAACAGGCAGCCCGCGACATAGCCAAGGAGGTCAACGCACCCAGGCTGGCCCGCATCACGGTGCCGCGGCGCAGCTTCGACCGGTGGGCGAAGGGGGACTGGCAGGGCATGCCGCGGCCAGATACGGCTCTGGTCCTGGAGCGGCTCTTCGGCGTCCCCTGCCGGGATCTCTTCAGCCCTGCCCCGGATACCGTCCGCCCACAGTCCCCCATGCCTGATCGTGACCGCCTGAGCGCCTCGCTTGCGATCACGGAGAGCTGGTCCACGAGCCGTCTTTTCATGTCCTCGGGGGAGGCGCCCGGCTCTTGGGAGATGGTCGGTCGGCAAGCGCTGGACGGGACGGCTACCGCAGTGGCCTTCCGTCCCGTCACCCGATCCGGTTCGATTGCTCAAGTCGACATCACTGGCGCCGACGCGTTCGACCGCTTCCTGCGTTCGGCGAGCCGCGGGTTCCTCATCGGAGTGGACGAGCGGGAGAGCACCGCTCAGCTCTTCGTGATCGACGCCGCGAACGCCCGGCGCGCCCGCGCCATGGCACCCGGACGCAGCACCCTTGATCTACAGGCCGCGCACGTGCTGGACGATCTCACCTACGGTCTGCTGTGGTCGCTCGTCCAGTTCGACGACGGACTACTTGCCGACGACTCCACTCTGGCCCAGGAGCAACAGGTCCTAGACACCTACCTCGCTCTTCCGCGGTCGGCTCCCAGCCGCCTGGCAATGCCCGACCTCACCACGGCGGGAGCGCACTGGCTGGGATCAAGCTTCTGCGCGCAGCACATCATGCGCCGGCTCGACGGGCTGTCGGGGCCCCCGGTCTTCTGGACCCGCGAGCAGACCGGCGAGCAGGCAGCCGCGTGGCTGTGGTTCCAGCACAAGCTCGACTACCTCAGGGCCCTGTCAGCACGGTACGCCGTCGGCACCGCGCCGATGTCTCGCGCCTTCTGCATCCCGGAGAGCGCGGTCGCGCGAAGCGACAGGTACGAGCGGGTCCTTCTCCTCTTGGCCGTCACCCTGATGGAACTGCAGGGCATCCGTGTCGATGTTCTCGCCGACCCGGAGTACTCGGAGATGGACGGGTTCGCCATGATTCCCGAACAGCGTGCAGTGGTCGCCAACTGGGTGCGAACCGACGAGATCTGGGCTGTCGACACGGTCACGCAGCGCCCCGCCCTCCGGGGATACCGTGAAGCGACCGGCGAAGCCCAGGCACACAGCGTGATGCGGGGGCCTGATCCGCAGGCCCGGCTGCGTGCCCTGGCCGGGTACCTGGACGTCGACTGGAGCTGGCTGGTCGTACGGTGCCGTGAGCTGGCGGCGTGTGGGATAGCGAGCATCGTCCGTCCCCGCAGCCGCCACCTCAGCGTCGAGGCCTTGGACGAGGTGTTCCACTTCCTCGGATCCCTTGCCCCCGACCGCTGA
- a CDS encoding PPC domain-containing DNA-binding protein produces the protein MRATEISIGRRFAVAFDHGEEFFEALDAFCRESGVRAGSITFIGGFSRARLVGTCGPLKSPERPLWEEIEVETLEVLGSGTLAWDAENDRVAPHIHVSAGLKADSADGRTSHLLGATVQFVTELAIEEWASPVVTRKRIPDLYDVPLLTFEQEG, from the coding sequence ATGCGCGCCACCGAGATCAGTATCGGCCGAAGGTTCGCTGTTGCCTTCGACCATGGCGAAGAGTTCTTCGAGGCGCTGGATGCCTTCTGCCGCGAATCCGGTGTCCGCGCCGGCTCTATCACGTTCATCGGAGGCTTCAGCCGTGCCCGGCTGGTAGGAACCTGTGGCCCCCTGAAGTCTCCGGAGCGCCCGCTGTGGGAAGAGATCGAAGTCGAGACCCTGGAGGTCCTCGGCAGCGGAACTCTCGCTTGGGACGCCGAGAACGACCGCGTGGCTCCGCACATCCACGTGTCCGCCGGCCTCAAGGCGGACTCTGCCGATGGACGCACGAGCCACCTCCTGGGCGCCACCGTGCAGTTCGTCACCGAACTCGCCATCGAGGAGTGGGCCTCCCCAGTGGTGACCCGGAAGCGCATTCCCGATCTCTACGACGTCCCCCTACTCACTTTCGAGCAGGAGGGCTGA
- a CDS encoding asparaginase: MASDTAGRGVAPALTAEDLVAAVPELAAEATLELVDFRKIPGAWLAVDDIVDLADLLNKRSSDTAGIVITQGTDTLEETAYLLDLLYTGNAPVVITGAMRNPQMPGADGPANILAAVRTAACPEARGIGVLVAFADELHAARHVQKTHSTSTSAFTSPGAGPVGHLVEGQPRIHFLVPRQAPIGLPVRLACVEVIEATLGSEGSLLDAPADRLDGLVVAAFGAGHVPQIWAQRLGNLAARIPVVLTSRTGAGSVLTHTYDFGPGSETDLLGRGLVNGGRLEPRKARLLLLALLRSGADQTAIRTVFAAHR; encoded by the coding sequence ATGGCGTCCGACACAGCGGGACGTGGAGTCGCCCCCGCCTTGACCGCCGAGGACCTCGTTGCCGCAGTGCCTGAACTTGCTGCGGAGGCCACCCTGGAGCTGGTGGACTTCCGGAAGATTCCCGGGGCATGGCTCGCGGTGGACGACATCGTCGACCTCGCCGACCTACTCAACAAGCGTTCCTCGGACACCGCGGGGATCGTGATCACCCAGGGCACCGACACTCTGGAGGAAACGGCCTACCTTCTGGACCTGCTCTACACCGGGAACGCTCCTGTCGTCATCACCGGCGCCATGCGCAATCCGCAGATGCCAGGCGCCGACGGGCCGGCCAACATCCTCGCCGCCGTACGCACCGCGGCCTGCCCCGAGGCCCGCGGCATCGGGGTTCTCGTCGCCTTCGCCGACGAGCTCCACGCGGCCCGCCATGTCCAGAAGACCCACAGCACCAGCACGTCAGCGTTCACCTCGCCCGGCGCAGGGCCGGTCGGTCATCTGGTGGAAGGCCAACCTCGGATCCACTTCCTGGTGCCGCGCCAGGCGCCCATCGGACTGCCTGTGCGCCTGGCCTGCGTCGAGGTGATCGAGGCGACGCTCGGCAGCGAGGGGTCCCTCCTCGATGCTCCCGCCGACCGGCTCGACGGCCTGGTCGTCGCGGCCTTCGGCGCCGGGCACGTCCCGCAGATCTGGGCGCAACGGCTGGGCAACCTCGCAGCCCGCATCCCCGTCGTCCTGACTTCCCGTACCGGCGCCGGAAGCGTCCTCACCCACACCTACGACTTCGGTCCCGGCTCGGAGACCGACCTCCTCGGCCGGGGCCTGGTCAATGGCGGCCGGCTGGAGCCGCGCAAGGCCCGGCTGCTGCTGCTTGCCCTCCTGCGCTCCGGCGCGGACCAGACCGCGATCCGGACCGTCTTCGCGGCCCACCGCTGA
- a CDS encoding aldo/keto reductase, with the protein MKTAFDTTKRHLGQGLFAHPLGVNCGAIGAAEEPGQAQARDGRFLDVLRRAVELGANLLDTADCYGAGHAERMLGRLLREHPDQGLLTSSKVGHIRGSAPHAYADRHIHHQFQQTLENLYAEELDLYTLDSWDFGPQDRYLGSAIDQMHTLRELGAVRAVGLRGPHVPYGATPEERDASAARFLYLFQMIKPNIVWTRFNALTPVITLEGEDLFAFTARLGVGLVLAAPLAHGVLTGRAPRITTPNLGASGLPPGNRGLTPDRVARVTAGMEALRVHFGDEQGTLTRLALLSCLQRADHCAAVVGFTSKTQVEESFGCLSGPTLTATELQVIDAAYADIRADIEEQPRRRVPHPART; encoded by the coding sequence TTGAAGACCGCTTTCGACACCACGAAACGCCACCTCGGGCAAGGCCTCTTCGCTCATCCGCTCGGTGTCAACTGCGGAGCCATCGGAGCGGCTGAAGAACCTGGACAGGCACAGGCACGCGACGGGCGCTTCCTCGACGTCCTGCGCCGCGCCGTCGAGCTCGGAGCCAACTTGCTCGACACGGCCGACTGCTACGGCGCCGGCCATGCCGAACGCATGCTGGGACGCCTCCTGCGCGAACACCCAGACCAGGGGCTTCTCACCAGCAGCAAGGTCGGGCACATCCGCGGCTCCGCACCACACGCCTACGCCGACCGGCACATCCATCACCAGTTCCAGCAGACTCTGGAGAACCTCTACGCCGAGGAACTCGACCTCTACACGCTCGACTCCTGGGACTTCGGACCACAGGACCGCTATCTCGGAAGCGCGATCGACCAGATGCACACCTTGCGTGAGCTAGGGGCTGTGCGGGCCGTTGGTCTGCGCGGCCCGCACGTCCCCTACGGCGCTACGCCCGAGGAGCGGGACGCCAGCGCCGCACGGTTCCTGTACCTCTTCCAGATGATCAAGCCGAACATCGTCTGGACCCGCTTCAACGCTCTTACACCGGTGATCACCCTGGAGGGCGAGGACCTGTTCGCCTTCACAGCCCGCCTCGGAGTCGGCCTCGTTCTAGCCGCGCCCCTGGCCCACGGCGTGCTCACCGGGCGGGCCCCACGAATCACCACGCCGAACTTGGGCGCCTCCGGCCTGCCGCCAGGCAACAGGGGCCTTACTCCCGACAGAGTCGCGAGAGTCACCGCCGGGATGGAGGCCCTGCGCGTCCACTTCGGCGATGAGCAGGGGACCCTGACCCGGTTGGCCCTGCTCTCCTGCCTGCAGAGAGCCGACCACTGCGCAGCCGTCGTCGGCTTCACCAGTAAGACTCAAGTCGAAGAGAGCTTCGGATGCCTATCCGGCCCCACCCTCACGGCTACTGAGCTTCAGGTGATCGACGCGGCCTACGCCGATATCCGCGCCGACATAGAAGAGCAGCCGCGGCGGAGAGTGCCTCACCCCGCCCGCACTTGA